Proteins encoded within one genomic window of Lagenorhynchus albirostris chromosome 9, mLagAlb1.1, whole genome shotgun sequence:
- the PLEKHB1 gene encoding pleckstrin homology domain-containing family B member 1 isoform X1, with amino-acid sequence MALVRGGWLWRQSSILRRWKRNWFALWLDGTLGYYQDETAQDEEDRVLIRFNVRDIKIGQECHDVQPPEGRSRDGLLIVNLREGGRLYLCAETQDDAIAWKTALLEANSTPVRIYSPYQNYYGVVPPNGHEATYVRSYYGPTYGPGVTHVVVREDPCYSAGAPLAMSMLAGAATGAALGSLMWSPCWF; translated from the exons ATGGCCCTGGTGAGGGGCGGCTGGCTGTGGAGACAGA GCTCCATCCTCCGCCGCTGGAAGCGGAATTGGTTTGCCCTGTGGCTGGATGGAACCCTGGGCTACTACCAAGATGAGACTGCGCAGGATGAGGAGGACCGCGTGCTCATCCGCTTCAACGTCCGAGACATAAAGATAGGCCAAGAGTGCCACG ATGTGCAGCCCCCAGAGGGCAGAAGCCGAGATGGCCTGCTGATCGTGAACCTACGAGAGGGTGGCCGCCTGTACCTGTGTGCAGAGACCCAGGATGATGCCAT AGCATGGAAGACGGCACTGCTGGAGGCGAACTCCACCCCG GTGCGCATCTACAGCCCATACCAGAACTACTACGGGGTGGTGCCCCCCAACGGTCACGAGGCCACATATGTCCGCAGCTACTATGGACCGACCTATG GCCCCGGCGTGACGCACGTagtggtccgggaggatccttgCTACAGCGCGGGCGCCCCCCTGGCCATGAGCATGCTTGCGGGAGCCGCCACAGGTGCAGCACTCGGCTCGCTCATGTGGTCGCCCTGCTGGTTCTGA
- the PLEKHB1 gene encoding pleckstrin homology domain-containing family B member 1 isoform X2, translating to MALVRGGWLWRQSSILRRWKRNWFALWLDGTLGYYQDETAQDEEDRVLIRFNVRDIKIGQECHDVQPPEGRSRDGLLIVNLREGGRLYLCAETQDDAIAWKTALLEANSTPAPAGATVPPRSRRVCPKVRCVTRSWSPCNVERRIWVRIYSPYQNYYGVVPPNGHEATYVRSYYGPTYGPGVTHVVVREDPCYSAGAPLAMSMLAGAATGAALGSLMWSPCWF from the exons ATGGCCCTGGTGAGGGGCGGCTGGCTGTGGAGACAGA GCTCCATCCTCCGCCGCTGGAAGCGGAATTGGTTTGCCCTGTGGCTGGATGGAACCCTGGGCTACTACCAAGATGAGACTGCGCAGGATGAGGAGGACCGCGTGCTCATCCGCTTCAACGTCCGAGACATAAAGATAGGCCAAGAGTGCCACG ATGTGCAGCCCCCAGAGGGCAGAAGCCGAGATGGCCTGCTGATCGTGAACCTACGAGAGGGTGGCCGCCTGTACCTGTGTGCAGAGACCCAGGATGATGCCAT AGCATGGAAGACGGCACTGCTGGAGGCGAACTCCACCCCG GCCCCAGCTGGAGCCACCGTCCCTCCCAGGAGCCGCCGGGTTTGCCCCAAGGTCAGGTGTGTGACCCGCTCGTGGAGCCCCTGTAATGTTGAGAGGCGGATCTGG GTGCGCATCTACAGCCCATACCAGAACTACTACGGGGTGGTGCCCCCCAACGGTCACGAGGCCACATATGTCCGCAGCTACTATGGACCGACCTATG GCCCCGGCGTGACGCACGTagtggtccgggaggatccttgCTACAGCGCGGGCGCCCCCCTGGCCATGAGCATGCTTGCGGGAGCCGCCACAGGTGCAGCACTCGGCTCGCTCATGTGGTCGCCCTGCTGGTTCTGA